A stretch of the Meles meles chromosome 19, mMelMel3.1 paternal haplotype, whole genome shotgun sequence genome encodes the following:
- the MON1B gene encoding vacuolar fusion protein MON1 homolog B produces MEAGGDTTAPAPGDAEDLEDTRFPSEEAGEDGEVHEARPDPGDGDLEKTESETKDQPPGLLSPLLQSEAPSCNCGLWDPAASENSPVGGAESGSGDPSDEDWRSKRKHVFVLSEAGKPIYSRYGSVEALSTTMGVMTALVSFVQSAGDAIRAIYAEDHKLVFLQQGPLLLVAVSRTPQSAAQLRGELLAVHAQIVSTLTRASVARIFARKQNYDLRRLLAGSERTLDRLLDSVERDPGALLLGAVRCVPLARPLREALGALLRRCTAPGLALSVLAIGGRLVTAAQERTVLAECRLDPADLQLLLDWVGAPAFAAGEAWAPVCLPRFNPDGFFYAYVARLDAMPVCLLLLGTDPEAFHDMATCRRLVEEGMHALGAMRALGEAASFSNAPSASAPAYSVQAVGAPGLRHFLYKPLDIPDHHRQLPQFTSPELDAPYSREEERQRLSDLYHRLHARLHSASRPLRLIYHVAERETLLAWVTSKFELYTCLSPLVTKAGAILVVTKLLRWVKKEEDRLFIRYPPKYSTPPAAPAASTDQPSHNGLFTGP; encoded by the exons ATGGAGGCTGGAGGAGACACTACTGCCCCAGCCCCTGGGGACGCGGAGGACTTGGAGGACACTCGGTTCCCCagtgaggaggctggagaggatgGAGAGGTTCACGAGGCCCGGCCGGATCCTGGGGACGGGGACCTGGAGAAAACAG AATCCGAGACGAAGGATCAGCCACCCGGCCTGCTGTCACCACTGCTCCAATCAGAGGCCCCCTCATGCAACTGTGGGCTTTGGGATCCTGCAGCCTCAGAGAATAGTCCCGTGGGCGGCGCCGAGAGTGGCTCTGGGGACCCCAGTGATGAGGACTGGCGCAGCAAGCGAAAGCACGTGTTTGTGCTGAGCGAGGCAGGCAAGCCCATCTACTCAAGGTACGGTAGTGTGGAGGCACTGTCGACGACCATGGGTGTGATGACGGCCCTCGTGTCCTTCGTGCAGAGCGCAGGAGATGCCATCCGCGCCATCTACGCTG agGACCACAAGCTGGTGTTCCTACAGCAGGGCCCACTGCTGCTGGTGGCTGTGTCGAGGACTCCTCAGTCGGCAGcccagctccgcggggagctGCTGGCCGTGCACGCACAGATCGTGAGCACGTTGACCCGTGCAAGCGTGGCCCGCATCTTCGCGCGCAAGCAGAACTACGACCTCCGCCGTCTGCTGGCCGGTTCGGAGCGTACGCTAGACCGACTTCTGGACAGTGTGGAGCGGGACCCCGGCGCCCTGCTGTTGGGCGCCGTGCGCTGTGTGCCTCTGGCCCGCCCACTGCGCGAAGCCCTGGGTGCGCTGCTGCGACGGTGCACGGCGCCCGGCCTGGCTCTCTCGGTGCTGGCCATCGGAGGTCGACTGGTGACGGCGGCCCAGGAGCGGACTGTGTTAGCCGAGTGCCGGCTGGACCCCGCCGACCTGCAGCTGCTGCTCGACTGGGTGGGGGCGCCAGCCTTTGCCGCGGGGGAGGCGTGGGCACCCGTGTGCCTGCCCCGCTTCAATCCGGATGGTTTCTTCTACGCCTACGTGGCGCGCCTGGACGCCATGCCCGTGTGCTTGCTGCTGCTTGGCACTGACCCTGAGGCCTTCCATGACATGGCCACCTGCCGGCGCCTGGTTGAAGAGGGCATGCATGCCCTTGGTGCCATGCGGGCCCTGGGGGAGGCGGCCAGCTTCTCCAATGCCCCATCAGCCAGTGCTCCTGCCTACAGCGTGCAGGCTGTGGGGGCCCCGGGCCTCCGGCACTTCCTCTATAAGCCACTGGATATCCCCGACCATCACCGCCAGCTGCCCCAGTTTACCAG CCCTGAGCTGGATGCCCCGTACAGCAGAGAGGAGGAGCGACAGCGCCTGTCCGACCTGTACCACCGGCTGCACGCGCGCCTCCACAGCGCCTCCAGGCCCCTGCGCCTCATTTACCACGTGGCCGAGAGGGAGACGCTGCTGGCCTGG GTCACTTCCAAATTTGAACTCTATACCTGCCTCAGCCCCCTGGTGACAAAGGCAGGTGCCATCTTGGTAGTGACCAAACTCCTGCGCTGGGTGAAGAAAGAGGAGGATCGACTCTTCATCCGTTACCCACCCAAGTACTCCACACCCCCGGCTGCTCCAGCTGCCTCTACAGACCAGCCTTCCCATAATGGCTTGTTCACTGGACCTTGA